The following proteins come from a genomic window of Mucinivorans hirudinis:
- a CDS encoding Regulatory sensor-transducer (BlaR1/MecR1 family / TonB-dependent receptor), producing MFSLGFFVDLQISLIVLWAIYYFAIHNRVRTAVARTIILLIVPFSLAISLTKIPLQTVKEYVELPVDAPSAGVQDFPAVVSSFEGDAMQDVGVFYVIDKQGLNAQWLYAVGVVVMILWLLVGLFSIFSTILFTKIEKIFGHSVIFLRKRAAAYSFFNYIFINSSLRSSPSLRLVILHEAAHSKYCHSVDLSIMLLCRALLWFNPVVWHLTVLLKRVHEYQVDNSIVRSCASINPTSTPKSFFGVFLLKNGGDFILLS from the coding sequence GCAATTTACTATTTTGCGATTCACAATAGAGTGAGAACTGCTGTTGCTCGCACGATAATCTTGTTGATAGTTCCCTTCTCGCTTGCTATCTCCCTTACGAAAATTCCGCTGCAAACCGTGAAAGAATATGTCGAACTGCCCGTTGATGCGCCCTCAGCCGGGGTGCAGGATTTCCCCGCAGTAGTCAGTAGCTTTGAAGGTGACGCGATGCAGGATGTCGGAGTCTTCTATGTTATTGATAAACAGGGATTGAACGCTCAATGGCTCTATGCGGTCGGAGTTGTCGTGATGATTTTGTGGCTGTTGGTCGGGCTTTTTTCGATTTTCTCGACGATACTTTTTACAAAAATCGAAAAGATATTTGGACACAGCGTTATCTTTCTTCGTAAGAGGGCAGCTGCCTATTCGTTTTTCAATTATATATTTATTAACAGCTCATTACGAAGTTCTCCGTCACTTCGTCTGGTTATACTCCACGAGGCGGCACATTCTAAATACTGCCACTCGGTCGATTTAAGTATAATGCTTCTCTGTCGTGCACTACTTTGGTTTAACCCTGTCGTGTGGCATTTGACAGTTCTGCTCAAAAGAGTGCACGAATATCAAGTTGATAACTCAATCGTGCGCAGCTGCGCATCAATTAACCCAACTTCAACGCCAAAAAGTTTTTTCGGTGTTTTTTTGCTCAAAAACGGGGGTGATTTCATACTATTGAGTTGA